In the Solanum pennellii chromosome 5, SPENNV200 genome, one interval contains:
- the LOC107018833 gene encoding uncharacterized protein LOC107018833, whose protein sequence is MVSPKSCLKLLVSSLLTIRPKLVRTFHRKLRAFASQRCLFWMKILNYNTALTKEKSLQEKLKIEETEKYMSMLQMVQTITTQKKIPMRERALPLATQLLWMLKGCLYDQGACYVFLKLKQKESLRSKDVLCQVIF, encoded by the exons aTGGTGTCGCCGAAAAGTTGCTTGAAACTTCTGGTTTCAAGTTTGTTAACCATTCGACCAAAGCTGGTACGAACGTTCCATCGCAAATTGAGAGCCTTTGCG TCACAAAGGTGTTTGTTCTGGATGAAGATTTTGAATTACAACACCGCATTAACAAAGGAAAAAAG tCTACaagaaaaactcaaaatagaagAAACAGAAAAATACATGAGCATGTTGCAGATGGTTCAGACGATAACAACTCAGAAGAAGATCCCGATGAGGGAGAGGGCACTTCCACTGGCAACAcaatt gttatggatgcttaaaggatgtctctatgaTCAAGGagcttgttatgtgtttctcaagctcaagcaaaaggaatccttaagatccaaggatgtcctatgtcAAGTTATCTTTTAA